The Naumovozyma dairenensis CBS 421 chromosome 1, complete genome genomic interval TAACTCAACCgatttttggaattcaGTAAGATGCTCTCCATCCTTTTTATACCCTATAGCGGTTACTCTTTCCTGCTTTGCTCCACGCCTTAGTACGTTTAAACCATGCTTTTTACCGGAAAGATGACGTTCTACACTCGACCAAGAGACATGCATAGTATTACATAGTTTGCATACTAACTTCCCTGAATGATTTTTGTAGATATATGGATTCTGCTGCGATGAAGTAGCTTCATTATCCTCTTCAAATGTATACTggattttttcattttttctcAGTAGTTCATCCACTTGCTTCCTTCTCTGGAGGTTAGCTTGAGCATCTGAAGCGATACCACCAGATCCTTTCTTGGAACCAGCTCTGTTTTGGTAGTCCATATTCCTGCGGTGCCTAGAGAATAAATATGATAGTTTTGAAGAAACTGCACGTTCTCTCCTCCTGCTGTCTTTCTAAAGTAGTAAACAAtgtattaataattttctctAGACAAATGTAAATAACAATCCCAAGTTCTCAAAAAATTCCACACTACACAAGGCGCTAACAATAGCATCGCAGACATGGGAGGGGTTGGGTAGAGGGGTCGGGTTGGACTAAAAACTTTGGGGGTAGAAGCCGGACTACAAGCCCTTCAATTGAGGTACAGTTGGGGGGTAAAACCGAAAATTTGGGGGTAGAATTGGCGGTACAGATAAATAACCAAAGTATTTATTATGATAACCAGTAATTAAGTTAAAAGGGAccatattaatatatatattcaatattctaTAAATGGGGATTGGGGGGGGGGgttgaaatttttatttgggGTGtgggggggggggggtTAGAAAAGTATTTCCTACCCCTCCCATGTCCGATCGTTCCGAAGCCTTTAGTCTACATCCAGGATCGAAGGGAAGGGAAGGTAACTGACATGCAAagatatatacatacattATATACATACCACATGATGATATATCAAAGCGTAGTAATTCAGACTTTTCGATATGTTTTGTCCATGAATATTAATTAACAAAAGTGCAGAATCTCCATATGAGAAATGAATGACAAATATAGTTTCTATATtagtatatatacatttataGCATTTAAAGTCTTATTTGATAGGCACCACTTCATACATCCCCTCTCTTTGCATCGAAATGAATATCTAGTATTTTTTAACTCCTTCCATTTTACATGAGGAATTTCCCACCCACATCTTTGAGTTACCAGTGTTGCTATTTCATCACAATAACCTAGCAATGATATATCAAACTCAGCATGCCTTACAGGATCTCTATTAATAAGGACCTGTGGAACGTTCGCCGGTAGCATATTGACAATTTCTGAGACTGGTGCCACTTTAAGACTTGTACCAATGCAGATGAGCAAATcacatttcaaaatatcttctCGAATACTCTTATGGAATTTTGAAGGCAATGCTTCCCCAAAAAATGTTATATCTGGTTTTAAAACTCCAAATGAGTTCAATATTCTGTCTTTCAACGGATTTTCCACTTGCGTCTCTTCATTAGGATCAGAGGCTGGAAAAtattgtttccttttctcGTAACAGTATGGGCAAAGAGGTAACTCCAGGTTTCTGATATTactgaatattttttcaccTGGTAGTTTCCAATGACAAGTTACACACGATGCTGTGGCGAATGAACCGTGACACTGGATCAGTTTATCCGCAGGAATACCAGCATACGATTCTAAGTTATCAATGTTTTGTGTATAGTTCCTCAACAGCTTACCTTTATCGTATAACATTTTAATAAAACTATGTAAAGgtgaataaatattttccGGCGGCAAAACCATATTTGCAATGTTGTAAAATACAGACGGATCTTGCATGAATATATCATAATTGAAAACATCTTGTGGGTCATCAAGGCCAAGATgctttatttttgaataaaacCCCTCGGAGGATCTAAAATCTGGAATACCTAACGATGTGGAAACACCCGCCCCAGTTAACACTAAAATTTGTTTTGCAGATTTCAAAGCATCAACAAAATTATCGATAGTGGAAAAATTCGGTAGTTTTAATCTTGTGCATAGAACTTTATTAATTGCTTTCtgtaaatctttaattaGTCGCACAGTGAATTTCTTATGTAATGGATCTGAAAGATCTGAATAGATTAAATTATCGAAGGAATTGGATTCGTTCGATTCaacatatttatatatattccttATTAATTCTCTATCTTTACACTCAAAACCCAGTAGTTTTATCAGGCAATAGAGGtataatgaattcaattcattagGTAAATATGCATCGAGAAATCTCTTTGAACccatatatttcaaatacaTTCGAGCATTCAAAGTATCCTCTTTAGAGAAAGCTGGGAACACCAACTTATTAGATAATGGATTTTTACCGATAAAAATTGGTTTACTAGGCGCAACAGGTTTCAAGCGTTCCATATCATCAGCAAGGTTTTGGCTTATGTTACCCGACTTTTTTGTGTTGATGGCATTATCCTTCACCCCATGGACGCCCATCATAGTAGATGGTCCTTTTTTATCTAAGTTATTTTGGATTGGATTTTCGACTGGCCTTAATTTTGGTTTCTTAACATTAGCTCCCAGATGAGGTGACGCGTCATATTCATGCTTTTTGGTATCATTTTGTTTGGATGTCATAGTTGGCATGTATTAATAGCAAGATGCGAATATATTCTCGAGgtggaaaatattatatgatttaTACCAGTTAATATCAGAAACAGgtaaaagaatatttgacCGTGGGTAAACTCTTCCAACAGCTTATTCGATAAACACTACTATTCGTATACAAATACTGTCCACAGTTGATTTGCATGAAAGCATATGCAAAACTCTTAAAATTTTCCAACAAACATGAACTTTCGCGTATTGTTTGCTGGTACTTCCAAAATCGTTCGTTACTGTTCGGCCATTTTACAAACTCGGCGAACAAATATTCGTCTGTTGCGATAATTCATATCattgtttcattaatgCAATGCTATGTACGTAGTACACACGAGatgtaatatatatatataacaataCAAGTTGGCAAGATTTTGTTGTCATATCAAGTTTGCCTATGCAGATGACGGCCATTATCTGTATTCCGATTAATTATTCGATGAATCTCTTGTGGGGGCATCATCGATAGTATTGCTGGATACAACATTGGCCAAGGGCCCAACACCTATCTTGGATAACTCGACTTCAGCACTGGTATTCTCAAGATTCACGTCATCGATACTCTTATTTACCATCCTCGCTAGTTTCTGTATCTTTAGTATCatttcaacttcttctCTGTTCCTTTTGTCAACCTCGTTTTGAAGAAACGTTATATATTCTACTGCTTGTGTCAATATCTGGCCTTTGTTCGGTTTCCCATCTCGCGTACCTGTACCCTTCGGTCTTGGTGTGGACGCACTTCCTGGCGTCTCTCCTGAGGTAGATTCTCCACTGTTAATGCTATTATAGTAATcagtgaaaaattctttgGGTATTAGGGCTAATAATTCCTGGATTCTATCATTTATGTTATCTCTACGTTTTCGATCATTTTGAAAGGGTTGCATACTTGCTGTGGATGTGACCGACGACGAAACTGATTCTGGTATAGTATTCATTTGTTTATTCTGTTTTAAGTGATTTTGTGCTTCAGAAAGGCAGTCTTATCATTAAAGAAGACTACATTCGTAGTTCCTCTAATAATAAGTCTGTATCTGTCAAGCACTTCGACCAAATCATGATGTCAATTTAGTCTATACTAAAGAATTTTCGATCTTTGctttttaatttattgGACCGGGTAATAAGACAATTCAAACGGCTAATTTCATTTCCAACTCGGACAACATTCTGTCTAATATGGTGGCCATAGAATCCAAGACTCAGACATGTATGgtcaaaaaaaacaacCCTGATAATTTAAATACTTCTTTACAAGAAATACGAGGTTGTGCTCACTTAGTTTCTATGTCATTTACGTCCGAGTATTCCGACAATCTACAATAACTATAAAACAAGTtccatatatatttatacgtatatgaatttattttggGTAATATTTGTCTATTTAGTCTGCATAATAACAGTACGATCATGCTGCTTATAGTTCATACTGTAACACGGCATCCTTGACATACGGCTCGTAATTAGACAATCTGTCTAATATGATACTTGAAATTCGAGAAGGATCGAATATTCCGTTTCTTCTGAAATATAGCAGTGCACTGAAGTCCTTGGAActataattttcttcaaaaaagGTTAACCAATCATAATTTTCATTCTCACGTTCGTGTATTGGGAAATTAGCGAAATCAGTTTCAAATCCCTTTAGAACCACCTTCTTAGCTATGGTTTCAAAAGTAGTTATCGAATCTCTTGTCCCTAGTAATAACATGATAGCCATTGCTCCAAACATACCATTTTTGATTCCATATTTCTTTGCATACTTAGTCAAGGCACTAAAACACAGCACCAGTTTTCCTGCCTTATATTGGTATTCAAATTCTAAAACGAaatctttttcattttcgttTACTTGTTTGCAATAGTTGTCATAAAAGTTGGATGCAAATTCTTCCAAGGGGACTTCTGTATTAATTAGCACCTCTCCGAAAACATCACGATCTTGGTCCTCTCCATATGCAGCTAcaatcttcttctcttccTCTTTACGTCTTCTTAAACTTGTCGATTCCTTCTTAACCTTTTTATAGTTAGCAGATGATGCCGATGAATCTTGATCAACAATACCtatctttgaattttcaGAGAAAATATCGAAATAGATCTTAGAAGCACCTTCCATTGCACGAACGTAGATAGGTTTTGTATATAACGAGTTCCCCCATTGCAACATTTCTAAGTATGCCCTTGGTGTCCCTTTTCTCATACAATAAGAATGGAAATCGAGCTGGTCGTCTTCAAATTGTTTATAAAACTTAGAGATAGCGtaaaatcttttcaatgCCAAccctttatatttttcgGCATCCCACTTTAATTGTGCTAATTTAGTAGCGTCTGCCGCATCATCCTCAGGTAGCTGCTCAATTCCTTTTACTGTATTAATATGTAGCCTATAGTAAGCCTCGGCCTGTTCTACAATGAACCATGAAGCTTCAACAAAATGTAAATCCTTAATACCGTTCGGTGCATCATCATTCTTGGTGAAAACAGAGGCAATATCAACCGCCTTATCAATCTTGTTTGCCCTCAAGAAATACTTAACTGTCTTACAATTAATAAACCTGTCTTGTAGGTCTAATTGTCTTCCTTCTTCTAAAATACTTGCTGCCTCATCTAATAAGCCTAAATGCTTAAAAATCCTTGCCTTTAGAATATAAAGTTCAACTAATGTTGGAGTATGAGAAATAACTGTATCGATGTAATGTTGTGCTTTAACTAAATCCtttaaaaacaaataatgtTGGGCTAAATAGTAACCGGTCCAGATATAACAGATATGGTCACTTTTAGGATTCAATGATTCAAAGTATTTCaaaacaatttcttctaatgCATTCGATACAATCTTTCCtctttttttatataaaggTTTGAGATTAGAGAAAGCTGCTGGAACACCACGTTGTAGTTGGGCAGTAACATACTTTTCTAGATTCTTAGAAAGCTCTTCTTTATCTTGAATAAACGTCAAAGGCAGATATTTTGGTGGTTCACAATTAGGGTAgaattcttgtaattttccATAAAGTGCTTTTCTTAATTTATTGTCACTTCTAATACCTAGAGAAATCTCCAACAATGGGTAATAATTAAAGTTATCTGGGTTTCTTTTGATTAAAGTTCTATATACAATCGAAGCATCTTTGAATTGTCCCATTTTCATGTAAATTGAAGCTTTCCTTTCGAGCAAACCGAACTTATCAAACACATTTGGTTCAATAACATTAAGATGTTTCAAAACGTTTTGTAGTTTGTCTCTATTTCCGCCAGCAGCTTTGAACATAATATCGTTCTTATACATAAGGCATTCGTTGTGCTCATATAATTCTGATGGTCCAATTTTACCTTCagctaatttttcaaactGGGATAACGTATTAATTGCCTGTTGCCTTTCTCCATTAATATCTTGTGCTACCGCCAACGAAGTCCAGTTAGCACGATAGCCTGGATATGATTCCCAGTATTCCTTTCTTGAGACAAGTGCGCCTTTGAAATCATTGGTCTGTGATTGCAATGTAGCCAAATCCCTATAGATTTGGTTATTATTGGAACCATTGGCTAAGCATGCTTGAAACCACTTGATTGAAGCTGCATAATCTTTGACTTGTCTCATATAAATCCCTAGAAGATGACAGCAAATACTTGATGCTTTTGTACCTTCGATTTTTCCCAAAGCATTTTTAATCAAAACAGCAGCCTCATCTTTCTCACCTAAGGCAAACAAGTTAGCTCCTTTCAAAACAAGAGAATCAGTATTGCTACTCGATTTTTTTAGGATAACATCTAAGATCTTAATCGACTtcttatattctttattttcgTACAGTTTCAATGCTTCAATGAATTGACCTGTATCTTTCTTTGCGACCAATTTTGAGGCGGCTTTGGCCTTTCcacctcttcttcttgcGGACATTCCTGATTAATTAGACCAAGTAAAGGAAAGTGCTTTTTTTCCAAGacaaatgataaattaaaactCAATTGGATGCAGTATGGATCTTGTTCTGTGCCTTTGAAATGTCGTTAATTTAAGATGAATTTAGCGTTATGTTTACTCAACATTGGATCTCGAATTGTCCCAGGAATTTTTCACCACGTAACAAATGATCTTCGAAAACTGAAAAAcctaaaacaaaaaacgaaatattcaaagaatgCCATAAAAGAACAGAGGTGGAAAAAGCAATAACTTACACTATACGGTCACAAATACACtaacattatttttaccATATACATTTCTCTTAG includes:
- the PRP11 gene encoding spliceosome assembly protein PRP11 (similar to Saccharomyces cerevisiae PRP11 (YDL043C); ancestral locus Anc_3.150), which produces MDYQNRAGSKKGSGGIASDAQANLQRRKQVDELLRKNEKIQYTFEEDNEATSSQQNPYIYKNHSGKLVCKLCNTMHVSWSSVERHLSGKKHGLNVLRRGAKQERVTAIGYKKDGEHLTEFQKSVELSKQSLKNNGIIPKFKSINVKDTQTGLVGVAIQVDYNTEKAVNSSENEESPTENFTFPPFIRIVSGLELSSSNEDGKKYLVIAYAPFENIAFQLPNKEIVFNDNDQNKDAVDELNKNVLIGIRI
- the SIR2 gene encoding NAD-dependent histone deacetylase SIR2 (similar to Saccharomyces cerevisiae SIR2 (YDL042C) and HST1 (YOL068C); ancestral locus Anc_3.151): MPTMTSKQNDTKKHEYDASPHLGANVKKPKLRPVENPIQNNLDKKGPSTMMGVHGVKDNAINTKKSGNISQNLADDMERLKPVAPSKPIFIGKNPLSNKLVFPAFSKEDTLNARMYLKYMGSKRFLDAYLPNELNSLYLYCLIKLLGFECKDRELIRNIYKYVESNESNSFDNLIYSDLSDPLHKKFTVRLIKDLQKAINKVLCTRLKLPNFSTIDNFVDALKSAKQILVLTGAGVSTSLGIPDFRSSEGFYSKIKHLGLDDPQDVFNYDIFMQDPSVFYNIANMVLPPENIYSPLHSFIKMLYDKGKLLRNYTQNIDNLESYAGIPADKLIQCHGSFATASCVTCHWKLPGEKIFSNIRNLELPLCPYCYEKRKQYFPASDPNEETQVENPLKDRILNSFGVLKPDITFFGEALPSKFHKSIREDILKCDLLICIGTSLKVAPVSEIVNMLPANVPQVLINRDPVRHAEFDISLLGYCDEIATLVTQRCGWEIPHVKWKELKNTRYSFRCKERGCMKWCLSNKTLNAINVYILI
- the RTG1 gene encoding Rtg1p (similar to Saccharomyces cerevisiae RTG1 (YOL067C); ancestral locus Anc_3.152), with product MNTIPESVSSSVTSTASMQPFQNDRKRRDNINDRIQELLALIPKEFFTDYYNSINSGESTSGETPGSASTPRPKGTGTRDGKPNKGQILTQAVEYITFLQNEVDKRNREEVEMILKIQKLARMVNKSIDDVNLENTSAEVELSKIGVGPLANVVSSNTIDDAPTRDSSNN
- the NAT1 gene encoding peptide alpha-N-acetyltransferase complex A subunit NAT1 (similar to Saccharomyces cerevisiae NAT1 (YDL040C); ancestral locus Anc_3.153), giving the protein MSARRRGGKAKAASKLVAKKDTGQFIEALKLYENKEYKKSIKILDVILKKSSSNTDSLVLKGANLFALGEKDEAAVLIKNALGKIEGTKASSICCHLLGIYMRQVKDYAASIKWFQACLANGSNNNQIYRDLATLQSQTNDFKGALVSRKEYWESYPGYRANWTSLAVAQDINGERQQAINTLSQFEKLAEGKIGPSELYEHNECLMYKNDIMFKAAGGNRDKLQNVLKHLNVIEPNVFDKFGLLERKASIYMKMGQFKDASIVYRTLIKRNPDNFNYYPLLEISLGIRSDNKLRKALYGKLQEFYPNCEPPKYLPLTFIQDKEELSKNLEKYVTAQLQRGVPAAFSNLKPLYKKRGKIVSNALEEIVLKYFESLNPKSDHICYIWTGYYLAQHYLFLKDLVKAQHYIDTVISHTPTLVELYILKARIFKHLGLLDEAASILEEGRQLDLQDRFINCKTVKYFLRANKIDKAVDIASVFTKNDDAPNGIKDLHFVEASWFIVEQAEAYYRLHINTVKGIEQLPEDDAADATKLAQLKWDAEKYKGLALKRFYAISKFYKQFEDDQLDFHSYCMRKGTPRAYLEMLQWGNSLYTKPIYVRAMEGASKIYFDIFSENSKIGIVDQDSSASSANYKKVKKESTSLRRRKEEEKKIVAAYGEDQDRDVFGEVLINTEVPLEEFASNFYDNYCKQVNENEKDFVLEFEYQYKAGKLVLCFSALTKYAKKYGIKNGMFGAMAIMLLLGTRDSITTFETIAKKVVLKGFETDFANFPIHERENENYDWLTFFEENYSSKDFSALLYFRRNGIFDPSRISSIILDRLSNYEPYVKDAVLQYEL